The genomic stretch TCGCCCAATCCGATAATCTGCTGACAATGGCTTGAGTGGTTTCAATTTCGACGACCTTTTGATCTTTGTAATGCTGCTCGATAATCTCGTGCACCTGGTCGCGAAGGGTCGAGTTCATTAGCTCCTTGATCGCGCCGATCGCGGGGTCGAGAGGTCCGCCACAATCGCCGCAAAATTTCTGGCCGTCAGCATTCTGTGCCTTGCACCGAGCGCATTCAATCATCATACCTACCCCAAACAATGTCGCGCGCAATCCTTTGGTGGTTGTTCGTCACGTCCTCAATCTAAGCAAGAATGACGCGCTTCATCATTCTTGTCACTACATAAGACCGAGAAACCCGGGAGCCAAAACCGCAATGACCGATCAGCCGGCTCCCTATCGGCCCAATCCAAAGCTGAAGCGCATCGAGAACGGCTTCGAAAGCCTGATCTTCAACAGCCGCTGGCTGATGGCGCCGTTTTATCTCGGCCTCGTCGTCAGCCTCGCAGTGTTGCTGCTGCAATTCTGCATGGTGCTGTGGGAGTTCATCGTCCACGCGCCGGGCTCCGGGGAATCCGACATCATCCTTGGCGTGCTGTCGCTGATCGACATCTCCCTAACCGGCAATCTGATCCTGATCGTGGTGTTTTCCGGTTACGAGAATTTCGTCTCGAAAATCGATCCCGGCGGCCATCCGGACTGGCCGGATTGGATGACCAAGGTCAATTTCGGCGGCTTGAAGCAGAAGCTGCTGGCCTCGATCGTCGCGATTTCCGCGATTCAGGTGCTGAAGGCCTTCATGAACATCGATGCCCCTCGAAGCTGGCCTGGCTGGTCGGCGTGCATCTGGTGTTTGTGGTCTCGGCGTTCATGCTGGCGATGTCCGACCGCTGGAGCGGCGGCGATCACGGCGGCGAGTAGCGAGTTCGCTATTCGCTCGCCTGCAGCTCTTCCCGCGCGCTGCGGAATTCCTTCGCCGCCGGATCGAGCACGAACAGCGAGCCTTCGGCCACGCCGAAATAGGCGCCGTGCAAATTCATCTCGCCGCGCTCGACGAGGGCGCGGACGAACGGAAACGTCATCAAATTCTCCAGGCTTCGGAAGATCGCGGCCTTCTCGATCCGGACCGTGAACTCCTGCATCGTTTCGCGCTCGCGCTGCTCGACGACCTCGCCGGGCTTGATGAACATCGACATCCAGCGGCCGATGAAGTCGCCCGGCGACAACGGCTCGATATTGTCGATGAAGGCACGGATGCCGCCGCACTGGGCGTGGCCGAGCACCACGATATGTTTGATACGCAGCACCGAGACCGCGTATTCCAGCGCGGCCGAAACGCCGTGCGCGCCGCCGTCGGGCTGATAGACCGGAACCAGATTGGCGACGTTGCGCACCACGAACAGCTCACCGGGGCCCGCATCGAAGATCACTTCCGGCGACACCCGGGAATCGCAGCAGCCGATCACCATCACTTCCGGCGATTGGCCGCGTTCCGACAGTTCGCGGTAGCGCGTCTGCTCGGTCGGCAGCCGCTGTGTCGTGAAGGCCCGGTAGCCGTCGATAAGGTGTTGCGGGAATGATGCCATCGCCATGCCTAACCATAAGCCGATGACAGGAACAAGGCTTTCGGACCGGAAGCCGAAATGTTAGGGGCATAGTCCGGAAACGGGCGGCGATTTCCCGACAAGATCGTGCCCAAACAATAAGCTTTGTTCAAAAAAACCCCGAGGAACCAGCCCATGATCCGTCCGCGCCGCAGCCTGTTGTTCATGCCGGGATCCAACGCGCGGGCGCTGGAAAAAGCGCGCAACCTGCCGGCTGACGGCATCATCCTCGACCTCGAGGATTCGGTGGCGCCGGACGGCAAGGCGCTGGCCCGCGACCAGATCGCCAAGGCGGTCGCCGCAAGAGGTTTTGGCAAACGCGAGGTGCTGATCCGGGTCAACAGCCTGGACACACCATGGTGGGTCGATGACGTGACCATGGCAGGCCAGGCCCGGCCCGACGGCATCCTGGTTCCCAAGATTTCCAGCGTGGCGGACCTCAACGCCGTCGCCGACCGGCTCAGCGACATCAACGCGGACCCGTCGATCCGGGTCTGGGCGATGATCGAGACCGCACGCGCGGTGTTGGACGCGGATCAATTGGCCGCCGCGGCCAAGGATCCGAAGACAAGGCTGGCGGGCTTCGTGTTCGGGCCGAACGACATTTCGCGGGAGACGCGGATACGCATGCAGCCCGGCCGCGCCGCGATGATCCCGATGATCACCCATTGCATCCTGGCGACGCGGGCGCATGGCCTCGAAATCCTCGACGGACCCTACAGCGATATTAGCAACATCGACGGCTTTGCCACAGAATGCGCGCAGGGCCGCGACCTCGGCTTCGACGGCAAGACGCTGATTCATCCGAGCCACATCCAGGCCTGCAACGCGATCTTCACGCCGCCCGCCGAAGAAGTCGCAGAGGCGCGCAAGATCATCGCGGCGTTCGAGCAGCCCGAGAACGCCACCCGCGGCGCGATCCAGCTTGACGGGCGGATGGTGGAACGCCTGCACGCCGATATGGCCAAGCGTACGATCGCGATCGCAGATGCGATTACGGCGATGGGACATTAGGCTCGCATCGCTCTTCCCTTCTCCCCTTGTGGGAGAAGGTGGCGTGGACGCAGTCCGCGCCGGATGAGGGGTCTCTATCCGCGGAGACAGACCCCTCACCCGTCGCCTCACTTCGTGAGGCGCCACCCTCTCCCACAAGGGGAGAGGGGAAGAAGCGTCGCGAACGTCTCAGCGTGTGCCAAATCGTTCCGCCGCCCATGCATACAGGCTGCCCGCAATAGGCTTCTGCCCGCCGCGGCCTTTTGGCGAGACGTGCAGGCCGATGATTGCGGGGTCGGCAATCAACTTCGAAAAATCCGTTGGTTCGAAAAATAATCTCGGTTCGGCATGCACCGCGTAAAACGATTGCTTCGGCAATGCGTGCTGCAACTCGCCGGCGCGGCGGGCGAGCGCGGTAAGCGCGGCCGGACCAAAGATCGCGACGCGAATGTCGGAGAGGCGGTTCGATCCACCGCCCAAGCGCCGCAGCGCGAAGGTGAGGCGGTGGCGCAGCGCCAGCCAGTCCAGAGTCAGTTCGTCCCGCGCCAGCAGGTTTTCGAACGCCGTCACGATTGGATCGCGGGGCGGCAGATACAAAACCGAATTGCCGAGCTGGCGCGGCCGCTCCCAGGCGAAATAGGGTTTTGTCACATCAAGCTCGACCGGTTTCAGCAGCAGCACGTCGGCATCGAGCCACAGGCCGGTGTTCTCGGCCATCAGCCGCATCCGGAAAAAATCGCTGAATTGCAATGTGGTCCAGTCGCGCCACGAACCGTCCGGCTGCGGTGGGCGCAGCCGTTCGGAAAATGCGTGCGGCAGGATCGCCTCGGCCTCGGCATTGCCGACGCCGTCGGGCAGGCCCGGGATGGTATCGAAGCTGTAAACGGTGACCTTGTGGCCGGCGGCGACCTGCGATCGCAGGCAGGTTTGCCGGAGCCTGTCGAGCGGCCCATGCCAGAAGGTGACGACGTCAGGACGCATGCGTCACCTTCCAGGAAGGGGTATTGGAATTAAGCCCAGGCGCGCGCGGTCTTGGCCTTTTCCTCGTAGGCGTCGATCGAGGACTTCTTCTCCATGGTCAGCCCGATGTCGTCGAGGCCGTTGAGCAGGCAATGCTTGCGGAACGGATCGATCTCGAATTTCACCGTGCCGCCGTCGGGGCCGCGGATTTCCTGTTTGGCGAGGTCGATGGACAGCGTCGCGTTGGCGCCGCGCTCGGCGTCGTCGAACAATTTGTCGAGGTCGTCCTGGGTGACGCGGATCGGTAAAATGCCGTTCTTGAAGCAGTTGTTGTAGAAGATGTCGCCGAACGAGGTCGAGATCACGCAGCGGATGCCGAAATCCAACAGCGCCCAGGGTGCATGCTCGCGGCTCGAGCCGCAGCCGAAATTGTCGCCGGCGACCAGCACCTTGGAATTCCGGTAGGCCGGCTTGTTGAGGATGAAGTCCGGATTCTCGCTGCCGTCATCCTTGTAGCGCTGCTCCGAGAACAGGCCCTTGCCGAGGCCGGTGCGCTTGATGGTTTTCAGATACTGCTTCGGGATGATCATGTCGGTGTCGACATTGATGATCTTCAACGGCGCCGCAACGCCTTCCAGTGTGGTGAACTTGTCCATCGATGCACTTCCCGGCCAAATGAGGGGATAGGGGCCGCTATTTATCGCGAATGGGGCCCGGGCAAAAGGCTAATTTGCGCAATCCTAGCCTGCCCTTGCCTCGATCGCCTCCATATCGGCGTCCGACAGGCCGAAATGGTGGCCGATTTCATGGATCAGCACGTGGCGGACGATATGGCCCAGCGTCTCGTCGTGTTCGGCCCAGTAATCCAGGATCGGCCGGCGATACAGCCAGACCATGTTGGGCAGCCGGGCGATGTCGTCATTGCTGCGGAACGGCAGGCCGATGCCCTGGAACAGGCCGAGCAGGTCGAATTCGCTCTCGGCCTCCATCTCATCGAGGACCTCATCGGTCGGAAAATCATCGACGCGAATGATCACGCCTTCGCACAGGTCGCGAAAACCCTTCGGCAGGCGCTCAAATACCTCGTGCGCCATCGCCTCCATCTCGGCTAGCGAGGGCGCTTTTGCTGATGTCCACATGGGGCCTGTTTAGCCTGAGTTCGACAAGGACTCACGCACGCAGTTGACCTTGGCGCTGCAATCGGAGACGTTGCGGCCCGATAACGGGTTTATGGTGGGCGTCATGAAGCGAATTGGGAAGGTTGCGCTATCGGCGGCTCTGGCGGGTTTCTTGCTGCCGGCGGCGGCCGCGCAGGCCCAGATGGCGCCGGCGGGGGTCCGGACCGCGCAGGCGTCGACGCCGGCGGTCACGGAGGCCTCCTCACAGCGCCGGCGTCCATTGCGGCGCGTGCCGATCTACCGCTCGAACCAATGGGAACCGGATGTCTATCCGCGCTACAACCCCGGCCCGAACGCCGTGCGCGACTGCACCGCGACCTATGTTCAGGAATACCGCCCGAGCGGCACCGTGATCACGCCGCGCATGAACTGCTACTGGCGTCCCGGCTAGTAGCGACCGCGCGCGGCGCCGATAAGCCCCGCGCCCACCACAATCGCCGACGCGCCATAGACGATGATCGCCATCGCCAGCTGGGTAAGAGGGCTGGCCGTTCCCATACCGCCGCCGGGGCCTTGTGACGCGAACGCTGTGTCGGTTGATAGCAAAACGGACATGGCCGGTATCATGGCGGAGCCAGCCCGCGATATCCAATCGCGGATGCCTAAAGACGTCATGACAATCTCCTGTGCCAACGAACTGCAGAAGATACGACGACAGTCTACGCCGGTTTTAGCACACAGCGAAAATGTTGGCCGGAAATCGGAACGGGTTCGCCTGATCCGCATTCATCTTCACGGCGCTGTCGTTCACCCCACATTCACGTCGCTTACCTCAGTCTGTGATCCGCATGGCGTCGATGCAGCTTACACGATGAGAGCTGTTCGGCGCCGACGTGACATCCGTGGACCCAAGGAGACTACATATGCACGTGACGAAAGTTCTGGGGCTTGCCGCCGTTGGCGCATTGCTCGTCCTGGCCGCTCCGACCGAGCGCGCCCAAGCGCTGTCGCTCAGCAATCCCGGCGCCGCCGCGGCGGTCCAGCAGGATGCCAAATCGGCAACCACCGAGGTGCGATGGGGGCGGTACCATCATCATCACTGGCACCATCATCGGCATTGGCGCCGCTGGTGATCGCTTCCTTGCGCGCATAAGATCAACAGGCCCGTTCAGCGCGGGCCTGTTTTCGTCTCGCGCATCGCCGACAAGAGGCACGAGTGCTGCGCGTTATTCGGCGACTTGAAATTAGAACCTGTATCAGCACGAGGAACTCGTTCATGAGGAGTTTGATCGGAGCGGCGGTTGTCGCAGGCGTCCTGGCGTTTGCCGGCCAGGCAGCAATCAATCCGGCGGCGGCGGCGCCGCAGATGAAGGCGCAAACCGCCGGCGCATCCGGAGCGACCGATATCAGCGCGCGCCGTCATTACCGGCGCTATCATCACTACGGCTATTACCGGCCTTATCCTTCCTATTACGCGCGGCCTTACTATTATCGCCCGTATCCGTATTACGCCCCGGCGCCGTTCGTTTTCGGCTTCGGATTTGGGCCGTCCTGGTGGTGATGGATCAGGTTGCAAATCCCTTCGCGAGCAGCACGACGCCCTGCGCGCCAGCTTTGCGATCTTTTGAAATCTCGAGATATCGCCGCCACTGGCATCATTACCGCTATTGGTGAGGCTAAGACGTGGATGGCCGGGACGAGGCCCGGCCATGACGACTATTTGCTTTGCGGGCGCTCGAATCCGAGACGCGGGTTCAATCCCAATTCTTGAATTTCCAGCGTTTCAGTTTCCACGGCGTCAGCGTCTCCATCCGCCACTGTTCCCAGCGATCCGGGGGCCAGTGGCTGAGGCGCGAGGCTTCCTTGACCGGCGCGAGGTCGACGATGCGCGGCAACTTGCGCCGGCTCTGGCGCGTTGCCTCGCTGATCATATCGACGAATTCCGGCTTGTCGGCCATGGCGCGCTCCCTCGCGAAAGAGTTCTTTCCGCAAGCGGCCAGTCTGCCCCCACCACCTTAACGAGGCGTTTCCAGAACGCCTCGCTGTTGAGGCAAGCAGGGTTAAAGTCTCCGGGTTTGACGCGTTTTCTACCGCAGATAAGTCTACGCAATCTGCGTAAACTTGACTGCTACGCGAATCGGTACCCGTCCCGCATCAAGTGCGGGACAGGCTCCGCTCGAAAACGCTACTTCCATTCCCGGATGTCGACGAAATGCCCGGCAATCGCCGCGGCCGCCGCCATCGCCGGCGACACCAGATGGGTGCGGCCCTTGAATCCCTGACGGCCCTCGAAATTGCGGTTCGAGGTTGAGGCGCAGCGCTCTTCCGGCGCCAGCTTGTCGGGGTTCATGGCGAGACACATCGAGCAGCCCGGCTCGCGCCATTCGAAGCCGGCCTTGATGAATATCTTGTCGAGGCCTTCGGCTTCCGCCTGCTCCTTCACGATGCCGGAGCCCGGCACGATCATCGCATTGACGTGGCCGTTGACGGTCTTGCCCTCGGCGACTTTCGCCGCCGCGCGCAGATCCTCGATGCGGCCGTTGGTGCAGGAGCCGATGAAGACGCGGTCGAGCTTGATGTCGGTGATCTTGGTACCCGCCTTCAGGCCCATGTACTGTAGCGCGCGATGTTTCGACAGCCGCTTGGCTTCGTCGGCGATCTTGTCGGGATCCGGCACGAAACCGGTGATCGACACCACGTCCTCGGGCGAGGTGCCCCAGGTCACGATCGGCGGCAGCTTTGCCGCGTCGAGCCTGATCTCGTGATCGAAATGCGCGCCTTCGTCGGAACGCAGCGTTTCCCAGTAACGCATCGCGGCGTCCCAGGCCTCGCCCTTCGGCGACATCGGCCGGCCTTTCAGGAACTCGAACGCCTTTTCGTCGGGCGCGATCAGGCCGGCGCGGGCGCCGCCTTCGATCGACATGTTGCAGACCGTCATGCGGCCTTCCATCGACAGCGCGCGGATCGCGTCGCCGGCATATTCCAGCACGTAGCCGGTGCCGCCCGCGGTGCCGATCTCGCCGATGATGGCCAGGATGATGTCCTTGCCGGTGACGCCATCGGGCAATTTGCCGTCGACCACCGCACGCATGTTCTTGGCTTTTTTCTGGATCAGCGTTTGCGTCGCCAGCACGTGCTCGACTTCCGAGGTGCCGATGCCGTGCGCCAGCGCGCCGAACGCGCCATGCGTCGAGGTGTGGCTGTCGCCGCAGACGATGGTGGTGCCCGGCAGCGTAAAGCCCTGCTCGGGGCCGATGACGTGCACGATGCCCTGGCGCTTGTCGTGCTCGTTGTAATATTCGATGCCGAATTCCTTGGCGTTCTCCGCCATCACCCGCATCTGCTCGATGCTTTCGGGATCGGGATTCGGCTTGGAACGGTCGGTGGTCGGGATGTTGTGATCGACCACGGCCAGCGTCTTCTCCGGCGCGTGCACCTTGCGCCCCGTCGCGCGCAGGCCTTCGAACGCCTGCGGCGAGGTTACCTCGTGCACCAGATGGCGATCGATATAGAGCAGGCAGGTGCCGTCATCTGCTTCGTGCACCAGATGGTCGTTCCAGATCTTGTCGTACAGCGTGGTCGGTTTGGACATGAGCGTAAGCTCCAATGAGAATTCTGTGTGAGCGGTATGCGCGGCTACGCGCGAGCAAGGGAGATTTCAGCGCGGCTTCAAAGCGCGCCGGTAAGCTCTGACGTCGCCGAGGTCGCAAAGCGTCCAAAGAAGCGGCCAGGCAGCCGCGAGCGATCGTCGATCACGATGGGTGCGACGCGCCGGCTGGCAGGGCTGGTCTGATCTGGAACCATCTAGAATTTCTAACACAGGGCCTGCACCTGCGACAATCAATCGATGGGCAGGGCATATGCCTAGATAGGCATGGCGCAACAAAAAAGCGCGGGGCCAAACCCCGCGCCTTTCGTCACATCCTTCAAGGACGAAATTACTCGCCGACGGCGGTGGCGCGGTCCTGCTTCTCGACGATGCGGGCCGACTTGCCGCGCAGCTGGCGCAGGTAATAGAGCTTGGCGCGACGCACCTTGCCGCGGCGCACCACCTTGATCGAGTCGATCATCGGCGACATCACCGGGAATACGCGTTCCACGCCTTCGCCGTAGGAGATCTTGCGAACGGTGAAGCTCTCGTTGAGCCCGCCGCCGGAACGACCGATGCAGACGCCTTCATAGGCCTGCACGCGGGTGCGCTCGCCTTCGACCACCTTGACGTTGACGATCACGGTGTCGCCGGGGCCGAACTCCGGAATCACCTTGGTCGCGGCCAATTTGTCGAATTGCTCTTTTTCGAGCTGTTGAATGAGGTTCATTGAAATCTCCATCGGCGGCGCGCCCAGCCTGTCCGGCGCGGGCTGCGCGAACGTCCATCGATCCTGCCATTGCGCGGATTTGGCGCTCGTATAAGGCAATCGCTGAGCTTTGTCACCCGTCTGTCGTGGTTTTTGGGCGTTTTTGGTTGGCCTTAATCGCCCACAAATCCGGCCTTCGCGCCTTGGTTAAGGCTTCGGCCTCGGCCAGGCGCCAGGCCGCCACCTTGGCATGGTCGCCGGAGGTGAGGATTTCCGGGATCGGGCGGCCCTCGAACTCCTGCGGACGGGTATATTGGGGGTATTCGAGTAGTCCTTCGGAAAAGCTCTCATCCGCCCCGGAGGCCTGCTTTCCCATCACCCCTGGCAGCAGCCGCACACAGGCGTCGATCAGTGCCATGGCGGCGATTTCGCCGCCCGAAAGCACATAATCGCCGATCGAGACCTCCTCGAGGCCGCGGGCGGTAATGACCCGCTCGTCGATACCCTCGAACCGGCCGCAGACGATCAGGGCACCAGGCCCTGCGGCAAGTTCCATCACCCGCGACTGGGTCAATGGCCGACCCCGCGGGCTCATCAGGAGCCGCGGGCGGAACTTTGGCTGGTCCCGCGCGGCATCGGCCGCATCGATTGCCGCCGCCAGCACGTCGGCGCGCAGCACCATGCCGGGCCCGCCGCCCGCCGGGGTATCATCGACGCTGCGGTGACGGTCGGTCGCCGAATCCCGGATATCGCGCGCCTCCAGCGTCCAAAGCCCGGACGCCAGCGCCTTGCCGGCCAGGCTGACGCCAAGCGGCCCCGGAAACATGTCCGGAAATAGCGTCAGCACGGTCGCGCGCCATATCGTCGCTTGGGAGGCCATGGACCGTTGTTACGGCACTATGGCGGTGAGATCGAGGCTCTGCATCAGGGCGGCGGCCTCGACCGCCTGTCTGAAGTCGGCGAGCTTGAAGGTCGTCACCACGATCTTGCCGAGATCGAGCAGGCCGTCGGCGGCCAGCGCCGCAAGCTGACCCGGCGCCGTCCGGTCGTACATGAACTGGCCGACCACCTCCCAGTCGTTGGCCAGCATCTCGCGAAATGAAAGCTCGAGCGGCACTTCGGCGCTGCCCATCAGCACCAGGCGGCCGCCGCGTTTGAGCGCGCGCAGGCTCGACAACGTGGTCGAGGTACTCTTGGCGGCGCCGAGCAAATCCAGCGCGACGTCGGCGCCGCCGCCGGCGGCGTGGCGGATGACCGCGAGATCCTTCACGGCGTCGCCGGTAACCACGGCTGGAATCACGCGCGGGCCAAAAGCCTCAACCAGCAATTCGAGCGCCGCCTGCTTGCGTCCCACCGCGACGACGCGCGCGGCACCCATCGCGACCGCCAGCATGACGGCGCCGGAGCCGAAATAGCCGGTCGCGC from Bradyrhizobium sp. Ash2021 encodes the following:
- a CDS encoding carbonic anhydrase, with amino-acid sequence MASFPQHLIDGYRAFTTQRLPTEQTRYRELSERGQSPEVMVIGCCDSRVSPEVIFDAGPGELFVVRNVANLVPVYQPDGGAHGVSAALEYAVSVLRIKHIVVLGHAQCGGIRAFIDNIEPLSPGDFIGRWMSMFIKPGEVVEQRERETMQEFTVRIEKAAIFRSLENLMTFPFVRALVERGEMNLHGAYFGVAEGSLFVLDPAAKEFRSAREELQASE
- a CDS encoding CoA ester lyase, which gives rise to MIRPRRSLLFMPGSNARALEKARNLPADGIILDLEDSVAPDGKALARDQIAKAVAARGFGKREVLIRVNSLDTPWWVDDVTMAGQARPDGILVPKISSVADLNAVADRLSDINADPSIRVWAMIETARAVLDADQLAAAAKDPKTRLAGFVFGPNDISRETRIRMQPGRAAMIPMITHCILATRAHGLEILDGPYSDISNIDGFATECAQGRDLGFDGKTLIHPSHIQACNAIFTPPAEEVAEARKIIAAFEQPENATRGAIQLDGRMVERLHADMAKRTIAIADAITAMGH
- the leuD gene encoding 3-isopropylmalate dehydratase small subunit, with translation MDKFTTLEGVAAPLKIINVDTDMIIPKQYLKTIKRTGLGKGLFSEQRYKDDGSENPDFILNKPAYRNSKVLVAGDNFGCGSSREHAPWALLDFGIRCVISTSFGDIFYNNCFKNGILPIRVTQDDLDKLFDDAERGANATLSIDLAKQEIRGPDGGTVKFEIDPFRKHCLLNGLDDIGLTMEKKSSIDAYEEKAKTARAWA
- a CDS encoding metallopeptidase family protein — encoded protein: MWTSAKAPSLAEMEAMAHEVFERLPKGFRDLCEGVIIRVDDFPTDEVLDEMEAESEFDLLGLFQGIGLPFRSNDDIARLPNMVWLYRRPILDYWAEHDETLGHIVRHVLIHEIGHHFGLSDADMEAIEARAG
- the leuC gene encoding 3-isopropylmalate dehydratase large subunit; the protein is MSKPTTLYDKIWNDHLVHEADDGTCLLYIDRHLVHEVTSPQAFEGLRATGRKVHAPEKTLAVVDHNIPTTDRSKPNPDPESIEQMRVMAENAKEFGIEYYNEHDKRQGIVHVIGPEQGFTLPGTTIVCGDSHTSTHGAFGALAHGIGTSEVEHVLATQTLIQKKAKNMRAVVDGKLPDGVTGKDIILAIIGEIGTAGGTGYVLEYAGDAIRALSMEGRMTVCNMSIEGGARAGLIAPDEKAFEFLKGRPMSPKGEAWDAAMRYWETLRSDEGAHFDHEIRLDAAKLPPIVTWGTSPEDVVSITGFVPDPDKIADEAKRLSKHRALQYMGLKAGTKITDIKLDRVFIGSCTNGRIEDLRAAAKVAEGKTVNGHVNAMIVPGSGIVKEQAEAEGLDKIFIKAGFEWREPGCSMCLAMNPDKLAPEERCASTSNRNFEGRQGFKGRTHLVSPAMAAAAAIAGHFVDIREWK
- the rplS gene encoding 50S ribosomal protein L19, with the translated sequence MNLIQQLEKEQFDKLAATKVIPEFGPGDTVIVNVKVVEGERTRVQAYEGVCIGRSGGGLNESFTVRKISYGEGVERVFPVMSPMIDSIKVVRRGKVRRAKLYYLRQLRGKSARIVEKQDRATAVGE
- the trmD gene encoding tRNA (guanosine(37)-N1)-methyltransferase TrmD, whose product is MASQATIWRATVLTLFPDMFPGPLGVSLAGKALASGLWTLEARDIRDSATDRHRSVDDTPAGGGPGMVLRADVLAAAIDAADAARDQPKFRPRLLMSPRGRPLTQSRVMELAAGPGALIVCGRFEGIDERVITARGLEEVSIGDYVLSGGEIAAMALIDACVRLLPGVMGKQASGADESFSEGLLEYPQYTRPQEFEGRPIPEILTSGDHAKVAAWRLAEAEALTKARRPDLWAIKANQKRPKTTTDG